The following coding sequences are from one Nicotiana tomentosiformis chromosome 3, ASM39032v3, whole genome shotgun sequence window:
- the LOC138906932 gene encoding uncharacterized mitochondrial protein AtMg00810-like, whose protein sequence is MEQPPGYVVQRGYGKVCHLKKSLYSLKHSPRAWFGKFSEVVQEFGLKKSKCDHFVFYKQSIVGSILLVVYVDDIVITGSDYAGISSLKSFLHTKFHTKDLGQLKYFLGVEITRSKKGIFLSQRKYILDLLVEIGKLAAKPCSTPMVPTLHLMKYDGDLFNDPDRYRRLVGRLNYLNVTRPYITFAVSMVSQFMSAPIVKHWEALEQILYYLKRAPGLGILYSNYSHSRIDCFVDADWVGSKIDRRSTTGYCVFVGGNLVSWRSKKQNVVSRSSAESEYRAMAQSTCEIMWIHHLLTEIGLKHPTPSKLRCDNQVALHIASNLVYYERTKHIKIDCHFIREKSQENLISTGYMKTGEQLADFLTKALNGTSLRGSVTGEQLVDYHCNKLGMINIYAPA, encoded by the coding sequence atggagcaaccacctggttatGTTGTTCAGCGAGGGTATGGCAAGGTCTGTCATTTGAAGAAATCCTTATATAGTTTGAAGCATAGTCCCCGGGCTTGGTTTGGTAAATTTAGTGAAGTAGTTCAAGAATTTGGGCTGAAAAAAAGCAAATGTGATCATTTTGTCTTCTACAAGCAATCAATAGTTGGATCTATTCTCCTTGTTGTCTATGTGGATGACATTGTTATTACAGGGAGTGATTATGCAGGAATCTCTTCTCTCAAGTCTTTCTTGCATACTAAATTTCATACAAAAGACTTGGGACAACTGAAATACTTCTTGGGAGTAGAAATAACTAGAAGTAAGAAGGGAATTTTTCTATCTCAGAGAAAGTATATTCTTGACTTACTAGTAGAAATTGGTAAGTTGGCTGCTAAGCCTTGCAGTACTCCAATGGTTCCTACTTTGCATCTTATGAAATATGATGGCGATCTATTTAATGATCCAGATAGATACAGGAGGTTAGTTGGGAGATTAAACTATCTCAATGTGACTCGTCCATATATTACTTTTGCAGTAAGTATGGTTAGCCAGTTCATGTCTGCACCCATAGTTAAACATTGGGAGGCTTTGGAGCAGATCCTATATTACTTAAAAAGAGCTCCTGGACTTGGCATATTATACAGCAATTACAGTCATTCTCGCATTGATTGTTTTGTAGATGCAGATTGGGTTGGATCCAAGATTGATAGAAGATCTACTACTGGTTATTGTGTATTTGTTGGTGGAAACTTGGTATCATGGAGAAGTAAGAAACAAAATGTTGTATCTCGGTCCAGTGCAGAATCTGAGTATAGAGCTATGGCACAATCAACATGTGAGATAATGTGGATACATCACCTTTTAACAGAAATTGGGTTGAAGCATCCTACTCCATCAAAACTCCGGTGTGATAATCAAGTTGCACTCCATATTGCCTCAAATCTAGTGTATTATGAAAGAACCAAACATATTAAAATTGACTGTCATTTTATTCGTGAAAAGAGTCAGGAGAACTTGATTTCCACTGGCTACATGAAGACAGGAGAGCAGCTAGCTGATTTTCTCACTAAAGCATTGAATGGCactagcttgagggggagtgttacaGGAGAGCAGCTAGTTGATTACCATTGTAACAAGCTGGGCATGATCAATATATATGCTCCAGCATGA